In Chitinophagaceae bacterium, the genomic window CACCATTGGGTTCAATTTCTGTTTGGGCAGGTAGCCCTGCAAAACCCGTTTTATTGGTTTGCAGGTATAATTTATATTGATAGCCATTAAACCTTGGGCTGTTTGTTTTTGAAGAAAGTTTAAAGTAATAAGTACCGGCTCCATTTCCGGTACTACCGCCAATGGGTAAAATACAGCGGTACCTGTCCGAAGGAAAAGGTTCTTTTACATCGGTATAATATTGGGTAATGTAACTTTTTACGGCAGGGTTATTTTCCGATACACCTCCATCCCTGTGATTAAAAATTACATCGGCCACGGGAGCAATTCCTTGTGCGGTAAATTCATTAAGCATAGCGTTTAATGCCGGCCTTGTTCCCAGCCCTGTGGTTTGGTTGCCAATATATAAATCTTTGGGATCGTATCCATTGCTGCCAGCACCAAAACTCGCTACTGCATGTGGTGGAAACCAGATATGCGTTATGCCATCTTGTTTTAATTGTGCGGCTTTTAACCGCAAAGAATCGGCCCAGCTATAGCCGTTAAGGGTTTTAGGATAATCCCAATACCAGCCCTGCATTAATACCTGCTGACAAAAAACAGTAACATTAAATAATGTGAAAGCAAAACAAATGAGTAAACTTTTCTTCATACCGGTGTTTTTAAAATTATTTGGTTGCAGCAAAACAGCAAAAAAACAACAGCCAAGTTATTTACTTTAGCATTAATAGCAAAATAACAAAAAACGGATGATTATTTTTTTATCAATGTATCCTGCAACGAGGGTATTGGGTTTCCTCTGTGGCAGGTGTTACAGGTAACCGTCCATTCAGCAGTACTATCCCCTCTATAATTAAAATATTTTTGATTTATTTCCATGGTGAGCTTTATCATAATACGGCCCATTTCTTTTTCCGGTTTATCATCACTGGCAAAATCGAGCTGTGTGCCCTCTTCGTTTTTTGCATGGCAGTAATTGCATTTTACGCCTAATCCTTCATTAAAATCGTCCATGTATTTATGCAACGCTTCAGATG contains:
- a CDS encoding c-type cytochrome, whose translation is MSKNILKTIFLILCPVALFSYVIPQEDVFKNLKVFPKNISSEALHKYMDDFNEGLGVKCNYCHAKNEEGTQLDFASDDKPEKEMGRIMIKLTMEINQKYFNYRGDSTAEWTVTCNTCHRGNPIPSLQDTLIKK